The sequence below is a genomic window from Flagellimonas marinaquae.
AAACAGCCATTTCATTAAATGTTTAAAATTGATAAAATAACCATTCCTACTGTACCTTTATTCTTTCGAAGTCTCGAAAAAGCAGCGTGGGAGAGAAATCATCCCTGAGAGTTGGTGCAAAATACAAATTATTGGGCAAAACTCTGCTTTGACATTAGGTTGTCCATTTCTGGTTACGCCAAAAGTTTACCTGCAATTTAAGATACAGTGTTCTGTGAAATTCCAAAAAGGGCTTACTTTTGCGACATGCGTAAAAATAGAAGGAGAAAAACGTTTGAAAACGTAGAGGTAGTAGATGCGGGAGCAAAAGGAAAATCAGTAGGCAAAGCCCCGGACGGACGGGTGATTTTCCTTACCAATGCCGTTCCCGGAGATGTGGTGGACGTGATGACGACCAATAAACGAAAAGCCTATTTTGAGGGAGTTGCCACCAATTTCCACACCCTATCAGATAAAAGAACAGAACCTGTTTGCCGGCATTTCGGTACTTGTGGAGGCTGTAAATGGCAACACATGGGCTACGAACATCAGCTGTTTTTTAAACAAAAGGAGGTAGAGAACAACCTAAAGCGCATAGGGAATTTGGAACTCCCCCTATCATCGCCAATATTGGGCTCCAAAGAGCAATATTTTTATCGCAATAAAATGGAATTCTCATTTTCCGATAGTCGTTGGTTGACTCAAGAGGAAATCAGTTCCGACCATGAAATTGAAAATAGAAATGCATTGGGATTCCATATTCCGGGCATGTGGGACAAGATTCTGGATATTAAAAAATGCCATTTACAACGAGACCCGTCCAATGCCATTCGGTTGGAGGCGAAGAATTTTGCCAATGCCCATGGTCTAGAATTTTTTAATCCAAGAAAACAGCAAGGCCTTTTAAGAACATTAATGATCAGAACATCATCTACAGGTGAAATAATGGTTCTTGTTCAGTTTTTCCAGGAAGATAAAGCAAACATAGTATTATTGCTCGATCACTTAAAGGATAAGTTTCCGGAAATTACTTCGCTTCAATACGTAATCAATTCCAAAGGCAACGACACTATTTATGACCAAGAAGTGATCTGCTATGCGGGCCGAGATCATATTTTTGAGGAAATGGAAGGCCTACAATTTAAGATCAATGCCAAGTCATTTTATCAGACCAACTCGGAGCAAGCATACGAACTCTATAAAGTTACAAGGGATTTTGCTGGATTAACAGGTAATGAACTAGTTTACGATTTATATACCGGAACTGGGACCATTGCACAGTTTGTTGCCAAAAATGCAAAAAAAGTAGTCGGTGTGGAATCCGTACCGGAGGCTATTGAAGACGCCAAGGCAAACGCCCTGCACAATAATATATCCAATGTGGATTTCTTTGTGGGCGATATGAAGAATGT
It includes:
- the rlmD gene encoding 23S rRNA (uracil(1939)-C(5))-methyltransferase RlmD; translation: MRKNRRRKTFENVEVVDAGAKGKSVGKAPDGRVIFLTNAVPGDVVDVMTTNKRKAYFEGVATNFHTLSDKRTEPVCRHFGTCGGCKWQHMGYEHQLFFKQKEVENNLKRIGNLELPLSSPILGSKEQYFYRNKMEFSFSDSRWLTQEEISSDHEIENRNALGFHIPGMWDKILDIKKCHLQRDPSNAIRLEAKNFANAHGLEFFNPRKQQGLLRTLMIRTSSTGEIMVLVQFFQEDKANIVLLLDHLKDKFPEITSLQYVINSKGNDTIYDQEVICYAGRDHIFEEMEGLQFKINAKSFYQTNSEQAYELYKVTRDFAGLTGNELVYDLYTGTGTIAQFVAKNAKKVVGVESVPEAIEDAKANALHNNISNVDFFVGDMKNVFNDDFIAAHGQPDVIITDPPRDGMHKQVVEQLLNVAPLKIVYVSCNSATQARDLALMKEQYAVTQVQPVDMFPQTHHVENVVLLEKRI